TCCCTCATCCATGAAAGCAACCGGAGGGACTTCCAAGTTAAGCGGGGCGGGTCCTTTGCGGATGCGTCCGGATGCGTCGTAGTGGCTCCCGTGGCAAGGGCAGTAGTAGCCTCCGAAGTCCCCGGCGTTGGCTACAGGGACGCAGCCCAAGTGGGTGCACACTCCGATGACCACGAGCCACTCGGGCTGGATCGTGCGCTGGTTGTCGTGTTGTGGGTCGCGCAGGGATTCGACAGCCACAGCTTGTTCGGCAGCGATCTCGGCTGCTGTCCTGGAATTTTAGGGAAaatgtgttattttttgtaagtagttaaatacattttaaaaggcAAGTTCCTAAATAAAAGCAATGTGGTTCACCAGAACTGACAGATTGTTTATCTGCAGTAGTTGTTATTCATCAATCAGCCAATAATAAGTTTTCAaatgtttcttttttaatgTGTGGTCCTCAACGCTTCCTTTAGTTTAGAGTTTAGACCCTCCAGGCCCGAAAATGGTGATACTGAGCCATTCGCCACAAGATTTGATTTTGAATATGCATTAATTATGTATGAAACTACCAATTTGTCTGGATCAAATTGCCCATATTGTAGTGTGGGTTAGCAAAACAGAGACTTGTCCTACCAATCATCTCTACATCCTTAACCAGGACTGAGGAGTACCATACTGACTGTCTCCACTAACTAAACATTCTTAATTTGACACTGTTGGTCAGCTTTCTATGTGCCTACGTGCATAATGTAGCTGTGTTACTGTATGTTCACTGGGAATCACATAACTTGACTAATGCACAGAAGACACTGTCTTTATAGTTCGAAAATATTCGCACATTTTTGTGGTGGAAaaccttatttatttcaaataattaCCTGTGTCGGATGAACAGCGGCTTTCCACGCCACTTGAAGGTGACGGACTTGCCCTCGGGGATCTCGGCCAGCTTGATCTCAATCTTGGCCAATGCCAACACATCAGCGGCGGCCGACATGGAAGATACAAAGTGGGTGACCACAGACTTGGCTGCGTAGGCGCTGGCCATCACACCACCTGGAATGCATAGAATAAAGAAGTGTCAAAATGTGTAAGTCACAGTGCGATAAGTAATAAGTCtgtcaaaattcaaaattggttttactttcataatatcaattatatctctattattttgaattattcaTAAGGCCGTAGTTCTCTTTATTTAGATAGTTAGATTTATCCTCATCTCCTATTTACGTATGATTGGTAAGCAATTTCCCACAGCAGTAACACCCAGACTTATCTGGCGCGCTCTAAGTGACTCTAAGACAAAATGCAccaaattattattgtgactGAGAATGATGGGGTGTAGGTAAGATTACAATATTAGGCAGTAATACATCATctttccactgctggacaatgGACCTCTTGTGGCCCACAACACTCTATCCGCAATTGTTGAAAAATGATTTGAATAAAAAGGAAAAGTCTAATTGTACTTATTCAGACACATATTAAGATGTATGATAACTCGGTAAACATGAAGTTTACAGTATCATtgtaaacaaaccaacacTGTGACTCACCACAAAGAAATTTGGCTACTATTTAATGCAGATCACAATAAAGATGTCATGCAACGGGAGCaggtttagttttttatacaaGAGAACTGTATTAACTTTCCTGTTATTGTGCAAGAACAAAATTTTCTTGTGACTACTATTTTTTATGCTCAGTATATGACCAGACCATGCTATGATTGAAAGtaacaaaactataagtacACTAAATAATGTACCACTTATCACAACTGAATGCTATAGAACCGTTTACTGACCTCCGGCAATGAGGTAAGTGAATCCGTGGCGGCCATCGCTGGTCTCCGCCTGCTTGGAGGTCGGGTCCTGGTTGTCCTTGCGGCGGTACGCCGTGAAGTCGGGCACGGCGATGTCAGTGTGCGCAAAACGCACCTGAGTTGGCACTGAAACCACAAGTGTTATCCAACGTTATGTAACCAAAATCTTGGAAAATTATTCTCTTCATTGTCAAGGTTATGGGtagaaagaaagatacataCCTGATGGTCCACTCCTGACCTTCAGCCCTTGAATAGGCAGCGATCCATGCAGGGATTGCACTGTCGAAGTTTTCGGGAGAGGCTGAGACACCAACTTCTCAGAGGTTGTTGGGACAGCCACAAGAGGCTTCAGGCCATTGCTCACTACACTGGATGTGGCTTTGAAGTAGGGGGCCAAATGCCCTGACCTCACAACAACAGAAGTCATCTTTTACCTTCTAAACAACGCAAAAATTGCGAATTTATCGAGAAGGCACAAGTTCGCAGCAGAAGGAAATGTCAAAATTCGGTGTTGCCAGCCTGCcaattaaaattgtatcattttaattttatatagaaGTTCTTAGAGtgatttacttaaaaaaatattttctgatgatattttagtaaaaattttattttcgttatgatcaaattaatacatttcatattctactaaaaatattgtttagtatacgaaataaaaaataaacgtattttatttatggcaatgttattaaaaaattaGGAAAAAGTGTGTTTCGTTTCaactataaatttaatgttataatttatctTTTAACCTTTGATTTCTATACTTTTAGAAAACAAATAAGCATAATTTCCTTTTAAGTATTTCTAGCCGTGTtcattaggtatatataaatgtatataaaaatagCCAGGTAATAATCATAAAGATCGATTTAATAGTTACGGATCCTTTTGCCAGATGGCGCTACGATACAGTTTTAGGCGGGCGAGATAACTAGACACCTGGGTTAAATGACATTTGTCTTTAGtactgagtgcaaaaaaactaatatcgatattaccaaaaatatttcttttcttCCTCTTTGctatcagtatttttataattaaactcGGCTAGAAAAATAATGAACCTCGCCATACTGCGCAGTTCTAATAGAAATAATTTTCTTAAGAAAATTGTTGCGAGAACGTAAACATATAATGGCACCACTACACGTCTGCGGATGCATCTGCAGACGTACTCGAATGCATCTGCAGACAAATCTCTACAAGCAACCTCACATCTGTTGATCGGTCAGTCTGAGTTCAATATCGGCAGACGCTACTCGCAAACATAGACATCGCATcgcaaataaaatttataaatatttgtttatataagtatttaagttgatacctacctacttgttaatgtagtaacaaaaaagtatgcgataaaaaaataattattgttaatcGTCTGATAATTCTTCGATAAAATTGCGACGGACTTATGCTGACGCTACAAAAGGACGAGAGCGGGGCCTCGCGCGGGGAAGCGGGGGAGGGGTAGATTTTTGGGCCAGGTGTCTAGAAACTTTGCGCGGGTACAAGCATTTGAGTTTTTCAGAATGCGATGATGGTAGGTTGGCCCGACACGATGAACTTGGATCGGTGGCCCTGGTGGTTTCTGGATGTGGAATGCCGAGGACATGGAAGTAGAAGAAGattttttctacttcgatgGCCGAGGATTAAAGCTCAAACGAGGGTATTGGAGgaaggtaagtaggtacttaacatgCTGTAATTTTGTTGTGCTTCGGCAGGGAATAGAACTCGAGACCTCAGGCAGACGTTACCTAGCTACTAAACGATGCGTTAACCGACTTCGTTcgtttatataattattatgttttaggCAGGTTCCAAATACTACTAGGAtctaatgtaggtaccttacctacttataaaaaaaaatggtttaggCAGCGGTTAGCTAAACACTGAAcgaaaatgtttttaaatgaaaCCCTGATACTGATTCAGAACAATTCTGACCTACATTATAATGGCGTCGTTTCCTTCAAACTACTTAGCGGTACCATAACTCACTCAATTTGATGAGataaactaggtacttacttacctactcacTACATAACTATATCTAACTCAAATGGGTCGTATGACCTTTATAAATATCGTGCATTATTATTTCCGCAGTGCGATGCGAGCCCTACAAATGGCGTCacgatttttttatagataaccCTACTAACTACTTCACTGTATGTGTGCACCAACGTGCTTGATAGTTCGCAACTCCtctactagatggcgctagacGTTAGCGATCGTTACAACTCGCTGCGTTTTCAAGATGCGTTTCAGACTAGAGATAATGGCTAGAATGGGGGGGCACTTCTGGGAGAGGCGGCCTAATTCAACGCATGCTCCGTCTACACAATGAATTTACGACACTGCTGGCGGACACATATCGCGTGCATGTCATGTGCGCCATAAGCGCGGAATGTCGAAATTAACCCATTAGGCTCTTGAACGCTGAGTTCAGTCGACATCGCCTACTATAATTAATTAGGAGGGTTTCACGCCCGAATTTAAAAAGAATTTAAAGCGAAGTGTTTACGATCGCAGACGAATCAGGCTCAATGATTCTCATAATTTGGCGTTTGCCCAAATTGATTGGTCATTTGGGGTAATTTGGCAAGTTTTCTGTGTTCAAGGTAGGTGCACCTGTCGTCATAGTTCCGTGGCTGTACCATGAACCGGAATCtcattgttaaaatttaaaacataacattagtacttataatttttattaggCCGCAAGAGTTTATCTACTTATGGGATCGCGAGGCGCATGCACCTATCTATTTGTCTGATTaattagttaaatataaattcatcAAGTTTACTATCTCTATTCCTATTCTTAGATAggtgtaagtacatattatatttccaTGAAGAGTGCTCAATAGGACGGTCTTCACAACGTAATCACGTACAGTAGGGTTGATCTACGTTGACataaaacattaccctcctccttcggcagtcgggtaaaaacaagCAAACTTctaatttctttctttttctttccAAAAAAAGGCTTTCGTGCCATCGGTACAGTCctcagtccaactataaagtcatgacagtaaagagtgcgattttgctaagactttttatcactatcagttatttaaaaataaaataccgtttgggtatggatttttaacggatttgtcctttaataaatataatttaatttaataaatacatcgattaaatacggtctgtagcaattagttagaatccacttccgttttcaggactttatagttttacggTTGCAAAGAGAAAGGTAGAGTATTAGTTAGCGCAGAATCGCTCCGAAAATTCGGTTTTTCGTAACGTAGAGTGACCCCGTAGGATCGACACAAGGAACAACAGTTGGCACGAGGGTAAATGACAAAAGAGGTTCACTACACACGCTCAATAAGCCCCCTTTTCATTGACCATACAATTtggggtaggtacctaccttattGCTATGGTGGGGGTATATTGTCCTCTGCAAATCTACCTAGGTACTTCATTttcagtataattttattgtaggtGGATTTTATCTGTCGAGGCAGACTTATGAAGGTACTAGATGTctccgcgagcttcgcttcgccttaaaaatgATTTGCCGTGGTaattccggaataaaaagtagcctatgtgttaatccagggtttCAGTTTAATCCATAAGTAAAAAagttcattaaaatcggttcagccgtttttgTGAAGACGTAACAAacttacatacacacacatactcacaaactttcgcatttttgtaatattagtaggatattATTGAATAGATCTGATTTCCCATAGAAGAACGGGGACTCGGGTGCACCACCATCGTATCTCTATTTGAAAACAAGGTCATTTTAGACAAAATGAAAAGATATTTAGATAACATTAAACAATAGCATTAATTTTGATAGACAAGTCAAATTACTGCGATTCACTCTAGATACCTAAAACTGgtgaaacaataatattagtcttataacaacaataataatatcttataTTACGTAAAAGCTTGATATATAACGGATATAAAAGACATTCATTGTCTTAGAAACACTAAAAATGCACCAACGTGAAATCCTAGATTTCACTCATAAGCCGAACCTATCACCACTAAAAAACTACATTCCAACATTAGTCAAAGTGGACCCAGCCTGACGCACCGACAATCTTTTAACAAACCACGCACAAAACACCCTTAATTCTAAACGCATAAGAATCATTATGGTGTGGGAGAAGGGCTGTAGGTCTATAGTATAAAGATACCGGTAGTAGAAACTGGTTATGTGGCCTTGGTGATGATTTCCGCATGCGAAGGACCGCAGGGATACCGGGCTCCCCTGTGGCCATAGGATTGGTATCTTGGACGATAGGTATCGCTGTTAGAAAGAGGGGAAAATTACCTATGTGTTTACAGTTTTATTACGTAGAAAATATGGTTTTGATATTGTTTCTTATTAAAACCTGTTTACTCTTTGAAGTACTTTGTTGGACTTGCTTATTTTTTGCACTTATCCCTTTTCATGTTTATAATTTCTCTCCTCCGATGTAGTCTTTCAGAAATTACTCATAGTAATCTATGTTGTGGATTTCCTTTTGTAATAAAGTATTGTCTTATCTTtcttacctataatattattgaaatgaTTAAATTATCTATCAGGCCCTTCTTATGTAACTCTTAGGAAGAAATACTCGAACGTTGGGCAGATTATTTCAACTCTCTGCTAAATGTGGACAGAGCTGTAGATCTGGAACACATCAACTCGACCCCACAACAACCCGTATCTAGCGATCTGGATGAGCCGTTGACTAGAGAGGAGGTTAACCTTGCAATTAAACAACAGCAGAACAAGCGTGCGGTTGGCGTGGACTTTATACCGGGGGAACTGCTTAAATATGGCGGTGAGGAACTACACTCGGAAATATGGAAGCTTTTTAGTCTTATGTGGAATAAGGAAGAGGTCCCTCCAAGTTTTAAAGTTTCGCGCATAAAACCTCTATATAAGAATAAGGGTGACCGTTCCGATTGTGGTTCCTACCGCGGTATTTGCCTTCTATCAGTCCCTGGAAAAGTGTTCGCCAGAATACTCCTAAACCGCCTGATGAAAATCTCCGAAACATTGCTGCCCGAAACCCAGTTTGGCTTCCGACCTGACCGTGGCACAGCTGAAGCTGTCTTCTCAGTGCGTCAACTGCAAGAGAAAAGCAGAGAGCAGGGCCGTCACATGTACCTGTGTTTTGTTGACCTCGAGAAAGCTTTTGACAGCGTGCCTCGAGAAGCCCTCTGGTTGGTGCTGAAAAAGATAGGGTGCACTGAGAAGTTTGTGAGACTCCTCAGACTCCTCCACGACGACATGCAGTGCTGCGTCGCTGTCAACGATGAACAATCTGCGTTTTTCCCCGTTACTTGTGGGGTAAAACAAGGTTGCGTTCTCGCGCCTACATTGTTCGCGTTGTATTTTGCGGTCGTAGTCCGAGAGGTCTTACAGACTTCTATGGAAGGTGTCCGCATCCGTTTTCGCACTGATGGCAGCGTGTTCAATTTGGCGAGGCTAAAAGCCCGCACAAAAGTCTCACACGCCATGGTTACTGAGATAATCTACGCGGATGACCTATGCTTCGTGTCAGAGACCTCAGACGGCCTGCAACAGCTTATGGCCGATTTAGACAAGTCCTGCCATAAATTTGGCTTAAGAATAAGTGTCAAAAAGACGGAGGTGATGTCTCTAGATATCGACGGTCACGAGGCgcttaaaattaaacatgGGGATGATGAGCTGAAACAGGTCGATAAATTCCGCTACCTGGGGAGCACTCTAACATCAAAGTGTGACCTTGACGCAGAGATCAACAGCAGGATCGGAGCTGCCGCTGCAGCATTCGGCAAGCTGGATAATAAGGTCTTCTGCTCACACGATATAAAGCTGGGTACAAAGATCTCAGTATACATGGCGGTTGTTCTGCCTAACATCATGTATGCTGCGGAAACTTGGACCGTGTACCGTCGTCACATCCGCATGTTGGATCGATTTCACCTAAGATGTTTGCGTAAAATCCTAAATATCCGATGGTTTGATCGCGTGAGGAATACCGAGGTGCTGCGTCGAGCCAATGTGGGTGGCATTGAGGCTTACCTCATGCGGCGACAGCTTAGGTGGTGCGGACACGTGTCTAGGATGTCAGAGCAGAGGGTCGCAAAGCGCATCTTCTATTCAGAACTTGAGGAGGGCAAGCGAAAGCATGGCGGACAACTCCTCAGGTACAAAGATGTGCTGAAGCGCCACATGAAGAGGTGCGGCATAGAGCCTTCTCAGTGGGAGAAGCATGCCGCCTTAAGACCTGAGTGGAGGGCTTTGGTTAAAACCAAAGTCCGTGATTTTGAAGTCCACCGGCGCGCCGAACTCGACTTGAAGCGCGATGAGTTAAAAGCCCGACCACCTGCGCTAACTCAATACAATTATGAGAATGGTGTGCTCACATGCCCGCAATGTGCGAGGGTCTTCACGAATAAGATAGGCTACACAAGCCACATGCGAGCACACGAGCGACGAGTCTGATCCTCGAAGCGGTCGCCGTGACCGAAATCGGTCGGACCGCATCATAAAATTATGTGTTGTGCGTTTGAATATAGGGGACTACCTGTAATGATAGTTTACGTTGCTCAATTTTTGTGTCAAAATAATTGCTACTGTCGtcataaatattacaattattaaatcGTTCCTGTTGATTGTTaaactatttaaattcaatgatTAACTACAGGTTAACAGAGAAATTAGCGCGTAAGTAATAACTATTAACTAAGAGTCATCTCTAACCCTTTTGAATTCAATAAACCTTAGTATTATAATTCAAACTTTCTTGCTTGGTACGCTGTAAGTACTCGTCCGTACTTACTTATAGCAGGGATGAAGAAAGGGTTTCTTTTACCATTGTTAATATTTTCAGGTCAAGGCGATTAGCCTTTTTAACCGTCACTTTACAACAATACTTATATTCAGTTAAAACATCATAACAGATTTACATTAAGACTGGGGACGGAAGACCATCCTCGAGTGACGTGTCAACTGTAACTAGTAAATgaaattaactttattaactgtagtataaattattatctttgAAAAAGAAATTAAGTAGCTTGAATTCATTGATCCATTGCttcatttgtatttatatttaacatcTAGTTTTTGTATGACCAAAATAATAGCCATTAACGATCAATGACATCTGTTGGACATGTTGCCGGCGACAAAAAAGACTAAACATCCTTTGCAAGTACTTAGACGAGCTTAATGAAGAAACGACAATGATGCAATGGAAGTATCAAACCTATTTTGATTATGAATTTCATCACTCCAAATAATATGTTAGTAAGTATATGATGGTACTAAATAGTACAAGTCTATCATAAAACTAGgttcaaaaagtaaaaaaaataaatgaacaaatattaaatttagaatGTTTTAAATCTTATAACGTGCAAAAGAGAGCTTCAATATTTTGCACGTGCAATTTCGTAGCGCTACGGCGTAGGGCGTAGCCGGTGCATCGGTGCATCGTAGCCGCGTAGCGCATGCGCGTAGCATACAAGgggtacttattttaaatttagaacggAATATATTGATTTATTGTTACCGGCCTGTATTTCCGCTTAGTTTTCGTACACTTGGAGTGCGTAGTAATAATTCAGTAGTGCGGGAAAGAGATAGAATCATACGTAATTAGTATTGGGTTGTATGTTATACAGAGATTAATATCAGATTGAATGTTAACTTCATACAATTtgtagtatttaaatattatattgattcATTTTTGGTAAGCAGTATTGGGTTATAATTTTAGATTAATTTGCAATAGCTTGTACGTTAATCTCAATTTACATTATCATATATTTAATCAAGtacttattcataatattattgttctaTTCCACAAACAACTAAACTAGAACACAGTTCACTAGCAGTTACAAAGACTGTTTAATAGCAAATCTTGAGAGTGCAAGCTTTAGCTCCTACAATAACCTcactagaatagaatagaatagctcAAAACGTGCGCCGACGCAGCGCCCACTGGGGGTTACACTAActtgacaaaaaacaaaagacagcTGTCATGGGTACGTTAAAcaaaacgagatagagtcacAGATAGCGTATGTAGCGCTTCGAAACTTTGTTTCAGTTAAGGtaaaagagcggtggtagctcagtcgggtaagcgcccgcttctcacgcaagaaatgcgggttcgaatcccggcgctgacatgtaccaatgagttctttgaatttaagtacaatgtataccattgctcttatggtgaaggaaaacattgtgaggaaccctgtatatctagatttagcacatctagatatgtgaacccaccaacccgcagtggaccagcgtggtggaaaatggtccaagcttaggaaggcagtttagaccttggggatatgcacaaaggttccattcgagagatccaggtgcaggtacttacacccccacagagaatagaatagaataaggtagagtgaccctccagtgTCTACATCGCTGCGGATAACGAACCCGAGAGCTATTTCCATCTACGAGTCCATTATATACATTATAGTACTATCGTACATACAAACGGTTTATTGACCAATGTCTGTGAACgcggaaaataaaattaaagcaagattttttctattgttttatataaaaaaatgctctTTGAAAAATAgctttttaattgttttatatattttttaaatgcactTTGAAAAActgcaagtacctacctacctttttaatttttctcaCAATCACCGATTCAATTAAagactacaaaaaatatttgtataaagTTAAAATATCTGCTTAGTTTATAAATTCTGTACCTAAATATTTCACTTTGCCTTGAAATTGGTACATTAAATTATCATTGCATTGCATTGTCTTACTTGTAGCGATAAGCATGAAAACAAATTTCAAGATTTATATAAATCTAACCTCAAGGGCTTGAATTTTTTCatcgtctgtctgtctttcagACGGGCGGTCGTTACGGgtttttaaagaaaaagaaCTTTTGGCAACTTTTCCAATGTGTATAGTATATATTCTCAGTGGTAGTAATAAAACTATACATTTTAGTGTTATAGCTGTTGCAACACGCACGCAGAATTGATGCTTTTATGAATCTAAAATacgaataaattataatacactcacgggcaataaaatagttccactcacaaaataccgacaccaaacgacccctattttttcaaatattgaatataaaattttaacaaaatattaccgtttttaaccgacttcaaaaaaaggaggaggttctcaattcgtcgggatattttttttttttttatatttttttttatgtatgttcaccgataactccgccgtttatgaaccgattttgaaaattcttttttagttgtattgggttgagcttccaagtggccccatttttttttcagaattttatctcacccctaagggtgggtaaaggggtaaaaacagggtatgaatttccattttggacacatatccCCCGATTGGACAcataaccgattctaatgaaattaagaacgtaaatatagttcttataacaaaaaaatatgatggtgaccttgagctgatctgataatggaaacggaaggcagtcaggggaactcctcaacggtatatagcaactacttcgtgtttaggcttgaatgattcgtattgattagtaggactttttggtatcatttgcaccttacttttgattgaaaattattgcaaataaactaaaaactataaaataaaataataattaaaaaaaattaaaaaccgacttcaaaaaaccactaaaatgtaagaaataatttaaggtttacacaaattctactcgtatgtgacagtacaaatatacctaagcaggaactgttcttttttgaagttggtgccatatttctttagattactttgtcaccgcaccaacatcaaaaaagaacagttcctgctcaggtatatttgtactgtcacatacgagtagaatttgtgtaaaccttaaattatttcttacattttagtggttttttgaagtcggtttttatttttttttaattattattttattagttggtaatatcctgatgctctgttaaatgtacttcattATTGCAGAAGgtgtcattaaaaaaaaatatgatggtgaccttgagctgatctgataatggaaacggaaggcagtcaggggaactcctcaacggtatatagcaactacttcgtgtttaggcttgaatgattcgtattgattagtaggactttttggtatcatttgcaccttacttttgattgaaaattattgcaaataaactaaaaactataaaataaaataataattaaaaaaaattaaaaaccgacttcaaaaaaccactaaaatgtaagaaataatttaaggtttacacaaattctactcgtatgtgacagtacaaatatacctaagcaggaactgttcttttttgaagttggtgccatatttctttagattactttgtcaccgcaccaacatcaaaaaagaacagttcctgctcaggtatatttgtactgtcacatacgagtagaatttgtgtaaaccttaaattatttcttacattttagtggttttttgaagtcggtttttatttttttttaattattattttattagttggtaatatcctgatgctctgttaaatgtacttcattATTGCAGAAGGTGTCATTAAGCTAACCTTTTccgcttaggagtaatttggtgtttttttcagtggaacattttcattgcccgtgagtgaaTATAGcaagatagaatagaatagatagaatattctttatttgtacacacagacataaaagaaacttacataacataaatactataaatatagcaagctttattaaaaaaagGCAAATTGTCTTAAAATAAGCATTTGAATATTTCTTGATTCCTTCATTTGTCATCGACTTGATGAGAAggagtatattattattataattaatattgtataCGTCTAACCAAGTTgcaaatatgtacttaaaaattatgtttacaGGGTATCACGTCACTTCTGTACTCGGATGATAATTGATGAGGACATATCTCTGCCCTTATAAtgccataataataattaaaacacgCATACTCACCTGAATAACgtataacaaacaaaaaatcaaCAACTCAAACAATCTTAAAGCCGAGACAAAGAAGTGAGCGAGCTAAGTTTTTCATCGGGCGTATTTCTCTGCACGTGACATAAGTGCCTTAGGGCGAGAATTCGCTCACGATCTCGAACCTTGAAATACCCACATGGGAATAGGTCATCGAACTTTTAAACCGCAAACCTATCACATGTGCTGCGCAAATATAATGCTTGAATATAACTtgcatatatgtatattgtatctTTCAAACAGTTGCATAAAACAAAGTGACtacaatacttaattaaaaaaatatatgtaaatgATAAAGTAGTACCTAAGTcataagtataataagtaattgtatatttttgtgtagtTCGATGTGGGTGCTTGAAGGtacttattaggtacctatcataAGACGACCTAGTTAATTCATAATTCGTTAAAACATCctaaacaaaacacacaatCGTATTCATAGTCCCAAATAGTCGAAAAGCAATCACAATA
This is a stretch of genomic DNA from Plutella xylostella chromosome 4, ilPluXylo3.1, whole genome shotgun sequence. It encodes these proteins:
- the LOC105389382 gene encoding cytochrome b-c1 complex subunit Rieske, mitochondrial encodes the protein MTSVVVRSGHLAPYFKATSSVVSNGLKPLVAVPTTSEKLVSQPLPKTSTVQSLHGSLPIQGLKVRSGPSVPTQVRFAHTDIAVPDFTAYRRKDNQDPTSKQAETSDGRHGFTYLIAGGGVMASAYAAKSVVTHFVSSMSAAADVLALAKIEIKLAEIPEGKSVTFKWRGKPLFIRHRTAAEIAAEQAVAVESLRDPQHDNQRTIQPEWLVVIGVCTHLGCVPVANAGDFGGYYCPCHGSHYDASGRIRKGPAPLNLEVPPVAFMDEGTLVVG